The following proteins come from a genomic window of Paucimonas lemoignei:
- the epsE gene encoding type II secretion system protein E, which translates to MSVLASSSQDRWLDLNDLLRELVAQGTLDQNSAEQALTMRRSSANSQLHPLEFIAALQLDDLNRPGRKLDLETLTAWLARQSGQPYMRIDPLKIKVASVTPLMSYAFAQRHKILAVAVDRESVTIASAQPYVSAWEADLTHVLKLPIKRVVANPTDIQRLAVEFYRLAKSVSGASSTDQKMSSMGNFEQLLKLGASDQEPDANDAHIVNIVDWLFQYAFQQRASDIHIEPRREQGTVRFRIDGVLHNVYQFPAQVTMAIVSRLKSLGRMNVAEKRKPQDGRVKTTTPDGGEVELRLSTLPTAFGEKMVMRIFDPEVLLKNFDQLGFSNDDLRRWEGMTRQPNGIILVTGPTGSGKTTTLYTTLKTLATSEVNLCTIEDPIEMVEPAFNQMQVQHNIDLTFASGVRALMRQDPDIIMIGEIRDLETAEMAIQAALTGHLVLSTLHTNDAPSAISRMLELGVPHYLLKATILGVMAQRLVRTLCPHCKAPVALDETDWQSLTRPWQAPVPSGAQQAVGCVECRDTGYRGRAGVYEIMLMSDGVRALISADMDLTAMRRQAFKEGMRSLRLSGAQKVAAGLTTLEEVLRVTPQSEQR; encoded by the coding sequence ATGTCAGTCCTTGCCTCATCATCCCAGGACCGTTGGCTGGATCTGAATGATCTGCTCAGAGAGCTGGTTGCCCAGGGCACCCTTGACCAGAACAGCGCCGAACAGGCCCTGACCATGCGCCGCAGTTCGGCCAACAGCCAGTTGCACCCGCTGGAATTTATCGCTGCGCTGCAACTCGATGACCTCAACCGGCCAGGGCGCAAGCTGGATCTGGAAACTCTGACGGCCTGGCTGGCCAGGCAAAGCGGTCAGCCCTACATGCGCATCGACCCGTTGAAAATCAAAGTCGCCTCCGTGACGCCGTTGATGTCCTACGCCTTTGCCCAGCGGCACAAGATTCTTGCGGTGGCGGTGGACCGCGAATCGGTGACCATCGCCAGCGCCCAGCCCTATGTCAGCGCATGGGAAGCCGATCTGACTCACGTGCTCAAGCTGCCGATCAAACGCGTGGTGGCCAACCCCACTGACATTCAGCGGCTGGCGGTGGAGTTTTATCGCCTGGCGAAGTCCGTCAGCGGCGCCTCATCGACTGATCAGAAAATGAGCAGCATGGGCAACTTCGAACAGTTGCTCAAACTCGGCGCCAGCGATCAGGAGCCAGACGCCAATGACGCGCACATCGTCAATATCGTCGACTGGCTGTTCCAGTACGCCTTTCAACAGCGCGCCAGTGATATACATATCGAGCCGCGCCGCGAACAGGGCACGGTACGTTTTCGCATCGACGGCGTGCTGCACAACGTTTATCAATTCCCCGCGCAGGTCACCATGGCCATCGTCAGCCGCCTGAAGAGCCTGGGCCGGATGAATGTCGCGGAAAAACGCAAACCCCAGGACGGCCGGGTCAAGACCACGACCCCTGATGGTGGCGAAGTCGAGCTCAGGCTGTCGACACTGCCGACGGCGTTTGGCGAAAAAATGGTCATGCGGATCTTCGACCCGGAAGTGCTGCTGAAAAACTTCGACCAACTGGGCTTTTCCAACGACGACCTGCGCCGCTGGGAGGGCATGACGCGCCAGCCCAACGGCATCATCCTGGTGACGGGGCCGACCGGTTCCGGCAAGACCACCACGCTCTACACCACGCTGAAAACCCTGGCGACCTCCGAGGTCAATCTGTGCACCATTGAAGACCCCATCGAGATGGTCGAGCCGGCGTTCAATCAGATGCAGGTCCAGCACAATATCGACCTGACCTTTGCCAGCGGTGTGCGGGCGCTGATGCGGCAAGACCCGGACATCATCATGATCGGTGAGATCCGCGATCTGGAGACCGCCGAAATGGCGATCCAGGCAGCACTGACCGGTCACCTGGTACTGTCGACCTTGCACACCAACGACGCACCGAGCGCGATCAGTCGCATGCTCGAACTCGGCGTACCCCACTATCTGCTCAAGGCCACGATCCTTGGGGTCATGGCGCAACGTCTGGTCAGAACCCTCTGCCCGCATTGCAAGGCGCCGGTCGCCCTGGATGAGACCGACTGGCAGAGCCTGACGCGCCCCTGGCAAGCCCCGGTGCCTTCCGGAGCGCAACAGGCTGTGGGTTGCGTGGAATGCCGCGACACGGGCTATCGCGGCCGCGCCGGGGTGTACGAAATCATGTTGATGTCCGATGGCGTTCGGGCCCTGATCAGTGCCGACATGGACCTCACTGCCATGCGTCGCCAGGCCTTCAAGGAAGGCATGCGCAGCCTGCGTCTGTCCGGCGCTCAGAAAGTCGCCGCCGGGCTGACTACGCTTGAAGAAGTGCTGCGGGTCACGCCGCAGAGTGAGCAGCGTTAG
- the lrp_7 gene encoding AsnC family transcriptional regulator, producing MQIELDAYDRKILALLQEDTSLSSAQIAEAVGLSQSPCWRRIQRLKDEGVIRRQVALLDRKKIGLNTQIFAEVKLNAHGRSNFTEFTEAIRGFPEVLECYVLMGSVDFLLRIVTPDIEAYECFFFEKLSLVPGIQEVNSTVALSEIKSTTSLPV from the coding sequence ATGCAAATCGAGCTGGATGCTTATGACCGCAAGATTCTGGCCCTGCTGCAGGAAGACACTTCGCTGTCCAGCGCACAGATCGCCGAAGCGGTGGGGTTATCGCAATCCCCGTGCTGGCGGCGCATTCAGCGCTTGAAGGACGAAGGAGTGATCCGCCGTCAGGTGGCGCTGCTAGACCGCAAGAAAATTGGCCTCAATACGCAGATATTTGCGGAGGTCAAACTCAACGCCCATGGCCGCTCGAACTTCACCGAATTCACCGAGGCCATTCGCGGCTTCCCGGAAGTGCTCGAATGCTACGTGCTGATGGGTTCAGTGGATTTTCTGCTGCGCATCGTGACGCCAGACATCGAGGCTTATGAGTGCTTCTTTTTCGAGAAGCTGTCGCTGGTGCCGGGGATTCAGGAAGTGAATTCGACGGTGGCGCTGTCGGAGATCAAATCCACCACGAGCCTGCCGGTTTGA